One window from the genome of Oryctolagus cuniculus chromosome 1, mOryCun1.1, whole genome shotgun sequence encodes:
- the TBC1D10C gene encoding carabin isoform X2 — MARALGEELLQTSELQEDSSSLGSDSELSGPGPYRQADRYGFIGGCSAEEPGTGQPPAGLIRQREMQWVELTQHWEKTMSRRYKKVKLQCRKGIPSALRARCWPLLCGAHVRQSGSPGTYQELAEAPGDPQWLETIGRDLHRQFPLHEMFVSPQGHGRGSCRCSRPTPCTGPTRATAKPRAPWPPCCSCTCPRRRPSGAWCRSVRSTSPATTGPTWCQGVVPRGTDAGAPGPGHRRAACRLPRAPGDPGRPEGHPRFAAAGGGLHVAGAQRGPVREGPAAGDPGPAGPAVGRSAGAIATATGPSSRSPGHL, encoded by the exons ATGGcccgggccctgggggaggagctgcTGCAGACCTCCGAGCTGCAGGaggactccagctccctggggtcCGACTCGGAGCTGAGTGGGCCCGGCCCATATCGCCAGGCCGATCGCTATGGCTTCATTGGGGGCTGCTCGGCGGAGGAGCCCGG GACGGGCCAGCCCCCGGCAGGCCTGATCCGGCAGCGGGAGATGCAGTGGGTGGAGCTGACGCAGCACTGGGAGAAGACCATGTCCCGCCGGTACAAGAAG GTGAAACTCCAGTGTCGCAAGGGCATCCCTTCGGCCCTGCGGGCCCGCTGCTGGCCCCTGTTGTGCGGGGCCCACGTGCGTCAGAGCGGCAGCCCCGGCACCTACCAG GAGCTGGCAGAGGCCCCCGGGGACCCGCAGTGGCTGGAGACCATTGGCAGGGACCTGCACCGCCAGTTCCCCCTGCACGAGATGTTTGTGTCCCCCCAGGGTCATGG CAGGGGCTCCTGCAGGTGCTCAAGGCCTACACCCTGTACCGGCCCGACCAGGGCTACTGCCAAGCCCAGGGCCCCGTGGCCGCCGTGCTGCTCATGCACCTGCCCCCGGAG GAGGCCTTCTGGTGCCTGGTGCAGATCTGTGAGGTCTACCTCCCCGGCTACTACGGGCCCCACATG GTGTCAAGGTGTTGTTCCGCGTGGGACTGACGCTGGTGCGCCTGGCCCTGGGCACCGCAGAGCAGCGTGCCGCCTGCCCCGGGCTCCTGGAGACCCTGGGCGCCCTGAGGGCCATCCCCGCTTCGCTGCTGCAGGAGGAGGGCTTCATGTCGCAG GTGCACAGCGTGGCCCTGTCCGAGAGGGCCCTGCAGCGGGAGATCCGGGTCCAGCTGGCCCAGCTGTCGGACGCAGCGCCGGGGCCATCGCCACAGCCACAGGCCCGTCTTCCAGGAGCCCAGGCCATCTTTGA
- the PPP1CA gene encoding serine/threonine-protein phosphatase PP1-alpha catalytic subunit (The RefSeq protein has 1 substitution and aligns at 95% coverage compared to this genomic sequence), giving the protein MVTIMTTSEYLSGYEIRGLCLKSREIFLSQPILLELEAPLKICGDIHGQYYDLLRLFEYGGFPPESNYLFLGDYVDRGKQSLETICLLLAYKIKYPENFFLLRGNHECASINRIYGFYDECKRRYNIKLWKTFTDCFNCLPIAAIVDEKIFCCHGGLSPDLQSMEQIRRIMRPTDVPDQGLLCDLLWSDPDKDVQGWGENDRGVSFTFGAEVVAKFLHKHDLDLICRAHQVVEDGYEFFAKRQLVTLFSAPNYCGEFDNAGAMMSVDETLMCSFQILKPADKNKGKYGQLSGLNPGGRPITPPRNSAKAKK; this is encoded by the exons ACGAGATCCGTGGTCTGTGCCTCAAATCCCGGGAGATCTTCCTGAGCCAGCCCATTCTGCTGGAGCTGGAGGCGCCCCTCAAGATCTGCG gtGACATCCACGGCCAGTACTACGACCTGCTGCGGCTGTTCGAGTACGGCGGCTTCCCCCCGGAGAGCAACTACCTGTTCCTGGGTGACTACGTGGACCGCGGCAAGCAGTCCCTGGAAACCATCTGCCTGCTGCTGGCCTACAAGATCAAGTACCCCGAGAACTTCTTCCTGCTGCGCGGGAACCACGAGTGCGCCAGCATCAACCGCATCTACGGCTTCTACGACGAGT GCAAGAGACGCTACAACATCAAGCTGTGGAAGACGTTCACCGACTGCTTCAACTGCCTGCCCATCGCGGCCATTGTGGACGAGAAGATATTCTGCTGCCATGGCG GCCTCTCCCCCGACCTGCAGTCCATGGAGCAGATCCGGCGCATCATGCGGCCCACGGACGTGCCCGACCAGggcctgctgtgtgacctgctgtGGTCTGACCCCGACAAGGACGTGCAGGGCTGGGGCGAGAACGACCGCGGCGTCTCCTTCACCTTCGGCGCGGAGGTGGTGGCCAAGTTCCTGCACAAGCATGACCTGGACCTCATCTGCCGGGCGCACCAG GTGGTGGAGGACGGCTATGAGTTCTTTGCCAAGCGGCAGCTGGTGACACTTTTCTCAGCCCCCAACTACTGTGGCGAGTTCGACAACGCCGGAGCCATGATGAGCGTGGACGAGACCCTCATGTGCTCCTTCCAG ATCCTTAAGCCGGCCGACAAGAACAAGGGCAAGTACGGGCAGTTCAGTGGCCTGAACCCTGGAGGCCGACCCATCACCCCACCCCGCAACTCTGCCAAAGCCAAGAAATAG
- the TBC1D10C gene encoding carabin isoform X1 — protein sequence MARALGEELLQTSELQEDSSSLGSDSELSGPGPYRQADRYGFIGGCSAEEPGTGQPPAGLIRQREMQWVELTQHWEKTMSRRYKKVKLQCRKGIPSALRARCWPLLCGAHVRQSGSPGTYQELAEAPGDPQWLETIGRDLHRQFPLHEMFVSPQGHGQQGLLQVLKAYTLYRPDQGYCQAQGPVAAVLLMHLPPEEAFWCLVQICEVYLPGYYGPHMEAVRLDAEVFSSLLRRLLPRVHKHLQQVGVGPLLYLPEWFLCLFARSLPFPTVLRVWDTFLSEGVKVLFRVGLTLVRLALGTAEQRAACPGLLETLGALRAIPASLLQEEGFMSQVHSVALSERALQREIRVQLAQLSDAAPGPSPQPQARLPGAQAIFEAQQLAGARGGSKPEVPQIVVQPPEEPLPPRRKPQTRGKTFHGLLTRARGPPLEGPPRPHRGSTSFLDTRF from the exons ATGGcccgggccctgggggaggagctgcTGCAGACCTCCGAGCTGCAGGaggactccagctccctggggtcCGACTCGGAGCTGAGTGGGCCCGGCCCATATCGCCAGGCCGATCGCTATGGCTTCATTGGGGGCTGCTCGGCGGAGGAGCCCGG GACGGGCCAGCCCCCGGCAGGCCTGATCCGGCAGCGGGAGATGCAGTGGGTGGAGCTGACGCAGCACTGGGAGAAGACCATGTCCCGCCGGTACAAGAAG GTGAAACTCCAGTGTCGCAAGGGCATCCCTTCGGCCCTGCGGGCCCGCTGCTGGCCCCTGTTGTGCGGGGCCCACGTGCGTCAGAGCGGCAGCCCCGGCACCTACCAG GAGCTGGCAGAGGCCCCCGGGGACCCGCAGTGGCTGGAGACCATTGGCAGGGACCTGCACCGCCAGTTCCCCCTGCACGAGATGTTTGTGTCCCCCCAGGGTCATGG GCAGCAGGGGCTCCTGCAGGTGCTCAAGGCCTACACCCTGTACCGGCCCGACCAGGGCTACTGCCAAGCCCAGGGCCCCGTGGCCGCCGTGCTGCTCATGCACCTGCCCCCGGAG GAGGCCTTCTGGTGCCTGGTGCAGATCTGTGAGGTCTACCTCCCCGGCTACTACGGGCCCCACATG GAGGCCGTGCGGCTGGACGCCGAGGTGTTCTCCTCCCTGCTGCGGCGGCTGCTCCCGCGTGTGCACAagcacctgcagcaggtgggcgTGGGGCCCCTGCTGTACCTGCCCGAGTGGTTCCTGTGCCTCTTCGCCCGCTCGCTGCCCTTCCCCACGGTGCTGCGCGTCTGGGACACCTTCCTCAGCGAGG GTGTCAAGGTGTTGTTCCGCGTGGGACTGACGCTGGTGCGCCTGGCCCTGGGCACCGCAGAGCAGCGTGCCGCCTGCCCCGGGCTCCTGGAGACCCTGGGCGCCCTGAGGGCCATCCCCGCTTCGCTGCTGCAGGAGGAGGGCTTCATGTCGCAG GTGCACAGCGTGGCCCTGTCCGAGAGGGCCCTGCAGCGGGAGATCCGGGTCCAGCTGGCCCAGCTGTCGGACGCAGCGCCGGGGCCATCGCCACAGCCACAGGCCCGTCTTCCAGGAGCCCAGGCCATCTTTGAGGCCCAGCAGCTGGCCGGGGCGCGAGGAGGCAGCAAGCCGGAGGTGCCCCAAATCGTGGTGCAGCCCCCAGAGGAGCCCCTACCCCCACGGCGCAAACCTCAGACCCGCGGCAAGACCTTCCACGGGCTCCTGACTCGGGCCCGGGGCCCACCCCTCGAGGGCCCCCCCAGGCCCCACCGAGGCTCTACCTCCTTCCTGGACACCCGCTTCTGA